Part of the Paenibacillus sp. JNUCC32 genome is shown below.
CCCGTCTGATCGGTCACTTTATCCAGCGATACGACGGATACATAGGTCCAGCCGTTATAATCCGATTTGGTGTACAGCACGCTCACCTTATTGCCTTCGCTCTCTGCGTGAAATGCGCCTTGGGGTTCAACGGACTGCCCAATCCTTGCGAAGACCTCTCCGTTGATCGAGCGGTAAGCCTCCCGATCCTGAACCGGCGACAGGAACGCTTCTCCCTGCTCGTTCAGGATATATTGGCTGGCCCGCAAATTGGCGGGTTCCAGCATGCTCCGGATATCTTTGGCGGTGATTTGCAGAATCAGAATGCCGGACGGGGCGGCGCTTTTCGACAGAAGCGGTAATTTGTGTACCAGTCGAAGGGTTGTCGCCGTTTGTTCGGCCATGTTCCAGTGATCCGTCTCCACAGGATTCGCGGTCTGCGAGATTTCCCCCGATCCCGCTGCCCAGAATATGCTTTCATGGGTATCCAGATACCGGTCGAATTCGGCTCTGTTCATGCCCTCCAGCGGTTTGAGTGAGTTTAAATCCACGACCCATTCATGTTTTAGATTGACGACGTACACCTGGTTTAATATGGTCTGCGTCTGCAGGTTGAACATTTCCTTCGTCAGTTCCCGGACCTTGATAAAATCCTGTCCGCTTAACTTGCTGTCCATCACGGACTTCAGCAGCGAGGAGTTCTCAAACTGCAAGGCGGTTCTTTGCATGGAATCGAGCACCTGCTCCACCCTCATCCGAGTCTGGTTCAGCAGATGCATATTGCCCTCGTTCACCTTCTCCTCCACATCTTTGGCGGCGATGAAATAAGAGAAGAATCCGATAAGAATCGTCGGAAAGGATCCCAGCAGCAAGCTGTATATGAGTATTTTGGATTTGAATGTTCCCAATATCGTCTGCTCCTTCTTGGCATTGAATGTAAAGAACAGGATCTACTGGACCGTATAAATGGATATGTACAACCGAATGATAACGCTTGCATTATAATAGTTTAAAAATCATAACATACCCGAGCATGAATTTTTAGTCTTCGCATGCTTTTTTGTAAGCATTATGATGTCTTTTTTGTTTTGCGGTAATGGGCCACCGGTCCACTCATATCGAAACAAGCTCTTGCGAACCGCAAGAGCTTGTTTTACCATAAGCCAGATTTCGGGCTGGAAATTCCACTTATTCTGCAGAGTCGGTAACCGCGCCTCTCGATGCTGAGGACACTAATTTTGCATATTTGTACAATACGCCCGTGGAAACTTTGAGTGGAGGCTGCTGCCATGCTTGTGCCCTTGCAGCCAATTCGGAATCCGATACGTCGAACGTCATTTCTTGCGTTTCGCTGTCGATCGTGATCATGTCTCCATTCCTCAGCAGCGCGATCGGCCCGCCTACCTGTGCTTCAGGCGCTACGTGACCGACAACGAACCCATGCGAGCCGCCCGAGAATCTGCCGTCCGTAATCAGCGCAACCTCTCCGCCGAGACCCTTGCCCACAATGAGTGCCGTGACCGACAGCATCTCCGGCATACCCGGGCCGCCCTTAGGACCGCAATAACGAATGACTAACACGTCGCCCTTGCATATTTCATCTCTCAAGATCGCTTCGGTTGCATCCTCCTCGCTGTCATACACCTTGGCCGGTCCGACAAAACGCAGTTTCTTCATACCCGACATTTTGGCGACCGCACCTTCTGGCGCGAGATTGCCTCTTAATACGACCAATGGCCCGTTCGGCTTCAGCGGCTTATCGATGGGGCGAATGATTTCCTGGCTGCCCTCTAACGGTGCAGCTTCCGCCAGATTCTCTGCCAATGATTTACCTGTGACCGTTAGACAATCGCCATGCAGAAGCCCCTCGGCGAGCAATAATTTCATGACGCCCGGTACGCCGCCGACTTCGTTTAAGTCCTGCATGGCATGTCGTCCGCTTGGCTTCAGGTCTGCAAGGTGGGGAACTCGCAAACGGATTCGCTCGAAATCGTCTAACGTCAAATCTACGCCAACCGAATGAGCGATCGCAAGCAAATGCAGGAACGCGTTGGTTGAACCGCCCAAAGCCATGACGACGGTTATCGCATTCTCAAACGCTTTTTTGGTCATGATGTCCCTGGGATAGATTTCTTGCTCCAACAAGGAGAGGACCTGCCTTCCAGCCGCAGCGCATTCCGCTGCTTTGTCTGGTGAAATAGCCGGCGTGGAAGAGGAACCGGGCAGGCTCATCCCCATGGCTTCTGCCGCAGCGGCCATCGTATTGGCTGTATACATGCCCCCGCAAGAGCCCGGTCCCGGGCAGACGCTGCATTCCACCTTATGTAACTGCTCCTCCGTCATTTTTCCGTCATGATATTGCCCGACCGCTTCGAAAGCCGTGACGATATCCACGTTCTTGCCATCGAGCTTCCCGGGCTGTATCGTACCGCCGTAAACATAAACCGCAGGAAGATTCATCCGTCCGATTGCCATCAGGCAGGCGGGCGTATTCTTGTCGCAACCGCCGATCGCCACCAGACCATCGAAACGTTCGGCCCCCGTCACGATCTCAATCGAATCTGCGATGGCTTCTCGGCTGGGCAGGGAGAACAGCATGCCGCCGTGTCCCATCGAAATGCCATCCGAAACCGTGATCGTGTTGAAAATAAGCGGAGCGCCGCCATGGTTGCGTACCCCTTGCTTGGCCTCTATGGCTAGCTTGTCGATATGCATATTACAAGGGGTCACTTCGCTCCAAGTGCTGGCTACGCCAATCATCGGTTTCTTAAAATCCGCATCCGTGAAACCAACAGCCCGCAGCATCGCCCTGTTCGGTACCCTGTTGACGCCCTCACTGATTACCTTACTGCGAATGCGTAAATCTTTTTTGTTTGTCATCCTTCCTTCTCCCCTCTATTTAGAGTAACCCGTGTAGTTCCTGCATGGGACGCATGAAGTTTTGTTTCATCATAGCTTGCGCCCGATCACCGTCCTTCTGCTCGAAAGCGCTGATGATCGAAGCATGCTCATCGACTGAAGCCTGTGCGGCAGCAATCGGCTGTTTTAAGAACACGTACTTAAACCGCCGGATATGCATCTGAAGCGAGGCACTATATGCAGCGACATAAGGATTATCTGACAGCTCCACGATGAAATTATGAAACTGTTCATCCAACTCCATGGCTTGATAAGCTTGCCCGCTCTTCATGGCATTTTCAAAATCCAGATTCATCGCCCGCAATTGCTGGATCTGCTCCGGAACAATGATGGTAGTGGTCACTTCGGCAGCCAATGCTTGAAGAACGGCCATGGTCGAATACATCTTAAAGATATCTTCCCTTTCAATGGCCGTAACTTTTGTTTCTTTCCCGGGGTGCGTGGACACGAGTCCTTGTACTTCAAGCAGTTGAAAAGCTTCCCGGATGGGCGTTCGGCTTACGCCAAGCGATTCCGCCAATTCGGCGTCGAGCAATTTCTCGCCGGGCTGAAGCGTGCCATCGATAATCCACCGTTGAATTTGGGAGAAGGCTCTTTCTTTTGCGGTCATCCGTACGGGAGAGACATAATTCTTAGGAACTGGCATGGCTTATCATCCTTACTCTTCAAGTTTGTTATATGCAATATATCGCATTCATATATTAAATACAATACTTAGAGGGCTTCGTTTGATAAAAATAACAAACAGAGGAAATACTTAATCAAACTATCCAACAGCTAAGGACCACCGTTTAAACAAGTGAGGTGTAAACAACAATGCCATTTTCCACATGGACGGGTTCAAACCAATCCCGTAACGAAGTCTCTTCCAACTCAAATAATGCAAGTTCAGATGGCCGGAACATATCGGAGAGCTTAGAAGAGACCACATCCGAAATCAAGAAAATTCTCGGCGATAACGACGATTTTATGATACATCCCTTCCATGTGTTCGGGCAGCATCCGGCCGTATTGTTTTATTTCTCCGATATGACGGATCACGCCGTCATTAATAATACTTTATTAAGACCACTTAAATATGGCCCTCGCCATCTCGATGTTTCAGACCTCCCTCGCCATGCGTTGATGGACACTTTGATGAAGGATACGCTTTATCACAGCGAAGGATACGCGGAACGAAAAATCTCCGTGCTCACCGACAATCTTCTAAGGGGACAGTCTGTCGTAGCGATCGAAGGGCTGGACGAGGCCATTATCATTGATACACGAAAAATATCGCAGCGTTCAATAGAGCAGCCGGCGACGGAACAGGTGATCCGCGGGGCCCGGGAAGGATTCATCGAGACGCTCGGCACCAACATTTCCCTGCTCCGCTACCGGCTGCAAACGCCGGATTTCCGCGTGAAATCCATGGAGATCGGAACGAAAACGAAATCCAAGGTTGCGGTCTGTTACATGGATGGCATCACCAATCCCGGCATCGTTAAAGAAGTGAATAAGCGCCTGGACGCCATTGAAATCGATGCCGTGCTGGATTCGGGGTATCTGGAACAGTTTATCGAAGACAATCATTGGTCTCCGTTTCCGCAAATCCAGTATACGGAGCGGCCCGACAAAGTCGTGGCGAATCTGCTGGAAGGCCGAGTGGCCATTCTGGTCGACGGTTCTCCGCTCGCCTTGATCGCTCCAACCGTATTCAGCCAGTTCTATCAAACGGTCGAAGATTATACCGAACGATTTCTATTGATGAGCGCAATTCGGCTGTCCCGCCTGGTGGCTTTGGTATTTTCCTTGGTTTTTCCCTCGTTGTATGTGGCGATTATCTCCTTTAATCCTGAGCTGATTCCCACGGAATTTGCCGTCGCCGTCGCAGGCGGACGTGCAGGCGTCCCTTTTCCGGCGATGATCGAAGTGCTCGTTATTGAAATTTCGATGGAGGTTTTGCGGGAAGCCACGATCCGGTTGCCGCAGCAGGTGGGCGGCGCATTATCCATTGTCGGCGTGCTCGTCATCGGGCAAGCCGCGGTATCTGCCGGGTTCGCTAGTCCAATTACCATCGTCATCATTGCATTAACGACCATCGGATCTTTCGCAACGCCGGCCTACAACGCGGCGCTTGCGCTCCGTCTGCTGCGTTTTCCGCTGATCATATTGGCCGGGATCTTCGGATTGTACGGCGTCATGGTCGGCATCATCCTGATTGCCAATCATCTTTTGTCGCTTAAATCGTTCGGAGTTCCGTATCTAAGCCCATTCGTCCCAGGCAACTTTCAAGGCATGCGGGATCTTCTGACTCGCGGACCGCTGTGGAAGATGAAGAACAGGCCTTCCTTCCTCCACCCGCTTGACACATCAAGGCTCGGTGATCAAATGAAGGAGCAGGTGGATCATTCCTCAACCAATATCATGAATCCCGTCCAACCTAATGACGAGAAAGGTCGATAACCATGAATGAACAGCGCCAAATCACGGTTCTGCAAGCCTCTGCCATTACGATCAGCACCATCGTGGGAGTAGGCGTTCTTGCACTCCCTTTGTCTGCGGTCAAAGCTGCGGATGCCGGGGCTCCGTTCGTTACTTTTTTGGGAATGCTGCTGGCGTTTGTCGGACTTTTCTTCATGACCCGGCTCGGCATGCGGTTTCCGAATGACTCGTACGTGGAGTACACCGAAGTCATCATCGGCAAGTGGTTCGGTCGAATCGCAAGCTTGGTCTCGATTGGGTTTTTTGCGGTTTTGACCTCTCTGGTCGCCAGAGAATTCGGTGAGGTTGTCGTTACGGCCGTCCTGAAAAATACACCGCTGGAGGTAACGGTGCTAGTCATGCTGCTCCTGGCTGCATTTTCTTCACGCCGAAATATTATGACCTTTGCATATATCCACTTATTTTACAGCCCCTTTATTCTGATACCTGCCCTTTTGATCGTCGCCCTTTCATTAAAAAATGCAGACTTGGTCAATGTTCTCCCTCTTTGGGGAAATGAACCCGGAGGCATACCGGCAGGCATTATTACGCTCTCCACCGTGTTCCAAGGATACTTCATTATGATGATGGTCATTCCGGCCATGTGCAAACCTGAAAGAGCGATGCGGTCCAGCCTATGGGCCATGGTAGTAACCGGCGCTTTGTATATTTTGATCGTGGCTGCCACCGTGGGTGTGTTCGGAGCCGAGGAAACCAAAAAGCTGTTGTGGCCGACACTGGAGCTTGCCAAAGCCACTTCATTGCCTGCCAATGTGCTGGAACGCTTGGATGCAGTCTTTCTAGCCGTATGGGTAACGGCTGTATTTACATCCTTGTTCTCTTGTTACTACTTTACGCTTTACTCGATAAGCAAGTTATTCCGGTTAGCGGATCATGGGATGTTGTCCTTCTTCATACTACCCTTTCTGTTCGTGTTGGCCATGCTGCCCCAAAGCTTGATTCAATTGAATGAAGTGAACGGCATGATATCCAAATATGGACTGCTGATTACTATCGCGTATCCCGGAATCCTTCTGATCATCGCCATTCTGCGCAAAAAAAGAGGTGCAGCCAAATGATCGGGGAAATTTACAGCGGTTATTTGGATGTTGCCATTCTGATCTGGCTCTTCTGCGGCTTGTTCAATCTGTTCATCGACATGAATAAGTACAGACAATCGAACATGACCAAGGAAAAAAAAGTATCCCGCGTGCTGGGTTGGATCAATATCGGTATCGTAACGGTTTGGTTTCTGGTTATCGTCCTTGTTAAAGTCTTTGTGTGAGTTTAGATGTCTGAGTTCAGGAGGATCTCAATGAGTAAGAGAGTAAACGCCGGCTTTAACCTAAAATTCATGATCCTTCTTCTCCTCTGCTCACTTCTGACAGGCTGCTGGGATCGGATGGAGATTGAGGAACGCGCGGTCGTTCTAGGTATATCAATCGACTCGGCCGGCAAGGATGCCGAGATTCGTGAAGATGAAATTTCTCATCTTCGAGGGAAATATCCCGCACCGAAACAGGAAATGATCCAGTTATCCGTTCAAATCGCTCTTCCCGGCAGAATACCGCTCGGACCCGGCGAAGGCGGTGCTTCAGGCGAAGGCGCCCAAGAAACTGTGTGGGTGCTTGATGTTGTGGGACATACCGTCGATGATGCGATGATGAATCTCCAGCAGCAAATATCAGGCAAATTGTTTTTTGGACATCTCCGTGTCATCGTCGTTTCTGAAGAATTTGCCAGAAAGGGAATGGAGAATTTAAACGACTATCTTCACCGAAACGCAGAAGTTCGCCGTATGGCCTGGCTGATGGTATCCAAAGGGAAAGCGAGAGAACTGATGGAAGCAGCTCCGAAGCTGGAGCGCGTCCCGGCATTGTATTTGTCCTCCACGCTGGACGACGCCGTTAAGCATGGCAAGTTCCCGAGCGACTATATCGGAACCTTCTGGAACAATTCGTCGAAGAAGGGCCAGGAAGGATTTCTGCCTTACATCCAAATCATGAAGGGCGATAACGTGGAAATCAGCGGCATGGCTTTTTTCAAAGGTGCCACACTGGTCGGCGTGACTAAACCGTTTGAAATTGCCGGATACTTGGTCATTAAGGGAATCAGTCCGGCAGGTTATCGCGGAATCATTCATGTTGGAGACGACTCTCAGGTCGTCACCATCCATGCAACGAACCGGGAATCGGAAATCAAGGTAGACATCAAGAACGGGCTTCCTCATTTTACGATCACGGCAGTGACGGAAGTGAATGTCGAAGAGAAAAACACGGAAACCCTCCCGCTCAATAACTCGCATATTCTTGAGGAAATTGCTCGGGAGAATGAACGATCCGTTAAAGAACTCATGCTCGGACTAATCCAAAAAACGCAAAAAAAAGAATCCGATATTTTCGGATTCGGCGAATTGGTACGAGCCAGAAAACCTTCCTATTGGAATAGCCATGTCAAAACCGCAGATCGATGGAGTGAAATTTATAAGCATACAACCTTTGATTTCCGTGTAACATCGAAAGTCCGAAGAGTCGGCATGAAGGCCGAATGATGGCGCTGAATGCGTGCGACAGGCGACGTGGATCAGCAGACACGATGGGTCCCCACGGCGCTGCTTTATTTTATCCAGGCGTCCGGGCCGACATCACGGGCAGTGAGCGGAGGATTGGACCGCTGTTTACCTGAGTCATACTCATCTGCACCTACGTCCGGGATATACCGAAGCTGTCCATCCATGTCCTCCGCTGCAGCATAAGGAGCCAGGGCAGCGTCAACGGCGGGGCTATAGATGGATAACCGGATAAGTCCGTCCTTGCTGCGCACCAAACGAAGGTCTTGTTTGTTCATCTCTCTGTCCACGATCGGATTGTTCGAGATCGGTGCATTCCCCTCAAGTTTATTCCCCTTGTATTCCACCCGCTCCTGATCGGGTGCTTGAATAACCGCATCGGTTTCATGGAATATCGTACTTGCATGGCTGAATATCAAATTGTTGTATATCTTAGTTCCTACGGGTTGATAGGTTCTGCCGCCGAGATTGAAGGCCGTCGTTTGGTTGCCGACATTCACGATGGTATTGTTGTAAATCTGTACGTTGTACTGCCTCCAGTGTCCGCGCAGAAGTTCAGTCCTTTGCTCGGCCGGCAGGTCCCCCAGCCTCGCGGTTTGTTCCTGGTTTCCACCCCAGCGCACCACCGGATTCGTACTGCCTTCCGGCC
Proteins encoded:
- a CDS encoding spore germination protein translates to MPFSTWTGSNQSRNEVSSNSNNASSDGRNISESLEETTSEIKKILGDNDDFMIHPFHVFGQHPAVLFYFSDMTDHAVINNTLLRPLKYGPRHLDVSDLPRHALMDTLMKDTLYHSEGYAERKISVLTDNLLRGQSVVAIEGLDEAIIIDTRKISQRSIEQPATEQVIRGAREGFIETLGTNISLLRYRLQTPDFRVKSMEIGTKTKSKVAVCYMDGITNPGIVKEVNKRLDAIEIDAVLDSGYLEQFIEDNHWSPFPQIQYTERPDKVVANLLEGRVAILVDGSPLALIAPTVFSQFYQTVEDYTERFLLMSAIRLSRLVALVFSLVFPSLYVAIISFNPELIPTEFAVAVAGGRAGVPFPAMIEVLVIEISMEVLREATIRLPQQVGGALSIVGVLVIGQAAVSAGFASPITIVIIALTTIGSFATPAYNAALALRLLRFPLIILAGIFGLYGVMVGIILIANHLLSLKSFGVPYLSPFVPGNFQGMRDLLTRGPLWKMKNRPSFLHPLDTSRLGDQMKEQVDHSSTNIMNPVQPNDEKGR
- a CDS encoding GntR family transcriptional regulator, with protein sequence MPVPKNYVSPVRMTAKERAFSQIQRWIIDGTLQPGEKLLDAELAESLGVSRTPIREAFQLLEVQGLVSTHPGKETKVTAIEREDIFKMYSTMAVLQALAAEVTTTIIVPEQIQQLRAMNLDFENAMKSGQAYQAMELDEQFHNFIVELSDNPYVAAYSASLQMHIRRFKYVFLKQPIAAAQASVDEHASIISAFEQKDGDRAQAMMKQNFMRPMQELHGLL
- a CDS encoding GerAB/ArcD/ProY family transporter, producing the protein MNEQRQITVLQASAITISTIVGVGVLALPLSAVKAADAGAPFVTFLGMLLAFVGLFFMTRLGMRFPNDSYVEYTEVIIGKWFGRIASLVSIGFFAVLTSLVAREFGEVVVTAVLKNTPLEVTVLVMLLLAAFSSRRNIMTFAYIHLFYSPFILIPALLIVALSLKNADLVNVLPLWGNEPGGIPAGIITLSTVFQGYFIMMMVIPAMCKPERAMRSSLWAMVVTGALYILIVAATVGVFGAEETKKLLWPTLELAKATSLPANVLERLDAVFLAVWVTAVFTSLFSCYYFTLYSISKLFRLADHGMLSFFILPFLFVLAMLPQSLIQLNEVNGMISKYGLLITIAYPGILLIIAILRKKRGAAK
- a CDS encoding Ger(x)C family spore germination protein gives rise to the protein MSKRVNAGFNLKFMILLLLCSLLTGCWDRMEIEERAVVLGISIDSAGKDAEIREDEISHLRGKYPAPKQEMIQLSVQIALPGRIPLGPGEGGASGEGAQETVWVLDVVGHTVDDAMMNLQQQISGKLFFGHLRVIVVSEEFARKGMENLNDYLHRNAEVRRMAWLMVSKGKARELMEAAPKLERVPALYLSSTLDDAVKHGKFPSDYIGTFWNNSSKKGQEGFLPYIQIMKGDNVEISGMAFFKGATLVGVTKPFEIAGYLVIKGISPAGYRGIIHVGDDSQVVTIHATNRESEIKVDIKNGLPHFTITAVTEVNVEEKNTETLPLNNSHILEEIARENERSVKELMLGLIQKTQKKESDIFGFGELVRARKPSYWNSHVKTADRWSEIYKHTTFDFRVTSKVRRVGMKAE
- the ilvD gene encoding dihydroxy-acid dehydratase, which translates into the protein MTNKKDLRIRSKVISEGVNRVPNRAMLRAVGFTDADFKKPMIGVASTWSEVTPCNMHIDKLAIEAKQGVRNHGGAPLIFNTITVSDGISMGHGGMLFSLPSREAIADSIEIVTGAERFDGLVAIGGCDKNTPACLMAIGRMNLPAVYVYGGTIQPGKLDGKNVDIVTAFEAVGQYHDGKMTEEQLHKVECSVCPGPGSCGGMYTANTMAAAAEAMGMSLPGSSSTPAISPDKAAECAAAGRQVLSLLEQEIYPRDIMTKKAFENAITVVMALGGSTNAFLHLLAIAHSVGVDLTLDDFERIRLRVPHLADLKPSGRHAMQDLNEVGGVPGVMKLLLAEGLLHGDCLTVTGKSLAENLAEAAPLEGSQEIIRPIDKPLKPNGPLVVLRGNLAPEGAVAKMSGMKKLRFVGPAKVYDSEEDATEAILRDEICKGDVLVIRYCGPKGGPGMPEMLSVTALIVGKGLGGEVALITDGRFSGGSHGFVVGHVAPEAQVGGPIALLRNGDMITIDSETQEMTFDVSDSELAARAQAWQQPPLKVSTGVLYKYAKLVSSASRGAVTDSAE
- a CDS encoding CLC_0170 family protein, with protein sequence MIGEIYSGYLDVAILIWLFCGLFNLFIDMNKYRQSNMTKEKKVSRVLGWINIGIVTVWFLVIVLVKVFV